In a genomic window of Deinococcus detaillensis:
- the prfB gene encoding peptide chain release factor 2 (programmed frameshift) — translation MQELLEKLAALREYLDVPGKTRRLSELDRDLSNPDLWNNPERARNVNQEAGGLRKIVDAYTRLQSDATGLSEMLEMADAEEVELLADEQTRLQREVDELYRETLFIMKHSDAAAIVRVKSGAGGTESQDWAGMLERMFMRWAERRGYKVELLDQQDGDQAGITSAEFIIRGEKAFGMMAPENGVHRLVRVSPFDSNNRRHTSFASVDVVPEVPVEEINIHIPDSDLRRDVFRSQGAGGQGVNTTDSAVRLTHLPTGIAVASQVTRSQIKNHEIALQILKQRLYDVEMRKREDEEAQARGEQKKIEWGSQIRSYVLDKQYVKDHRTSVMRHDSGAILDGDLDEFMWAGLEWLAGKRAAEELEVEE, via the exons ATGCAAGAGTTACTTGAAAAATTGGCTGCGCTCCGGGAGTATCTT GACGTTCCCGGCAAAACGCGCCGCCTCAGCGAACTTGACCGCGACCTGAGCAACCCCGACCTCTGGAACAATCCTGAACGGGCCAGAAACGTCAACCAAGAAGCGGGCGGCCTGCGCAAAATCGTAGACGCCTACACCCGCCTGCAATCCGACGCCACCGGCCTCAGCGAAATGCTGGAGATGGCCGACGCCGAGGAAGTCGAGCTTCTGGCTGACGAGCAAACCCGCCTCCAGCGCGAAGTGGACGAGCTGTACCGTGAGACGCTGTTTATCATGAAGCACTCCGACGCCGCCGCCATCGTGCGGGTCAAGAGCGGCGCGGGCGGCACCGAGTCGCAAGACTGGGCCGGCATGCTCGAACGGATGTTTATGCGCTGGGCCGAGCGGCGCGGCTACAAAGTCGAACTCTTGGATCAGCAAGACGGCGATCAAGCTGGAATTACTTCTGCCGAGTTCATCATCCGGGGCGAAAAGGCCTTCGGGATGATGGCCCCCGAAAACGGCGTTCACCGGCTGGTGCGCGTCTCGCCGTTCGATTCCAACAACCGCCGCCACACCTCGTTTGCCAGCGTGGACGTGGTGCCGGAAGTGCCGGTCGAAGAAATCAACATTCATATTCCCGATTCGGACTTGCGCCGCGACGTATTCCGTTCGCAGGGCGCGGGCGGGCAGGGCGTCAACACCACCGACTCCGCCGTCAGATTGACCCACCTTCCGACGGGCATCGCAGTGGCTTCGCAGGTGACGCGCTCGCAGATCAAAAACCACGAAATTGCCCTGCAAATCCTCAAGCAGCGCCTTTACGACGTTGAAATGCGCAAGCGCGAAGACGAAGAAGCCCAAGCACGCGGCGAGCAAAAGAAGATCGAATGGGGTTCGCAGATTCGCAGCTACGTTCTCGACAAGCAGTACGTCAAAGACCACCGTACCTCCGTGATGCGTCACGACTCCGGCGCGATTCTCGACGGCGACCTGGACGAGTTCAT